A DNA window from Peromyscus leucopus breed LL Stock chromosome 3, UCI_PerLeu_2.1, whole genome shotgun sequence contains the following coding sequences:
- the Rassf8 gene encoding ras association domain-containing protein 8, producing the protein MELKVWVDGVQRIVCGVTEVTTCQEVVIALAQAIGRTGRYTLIEKWRDTERHLAPHENPIISLNKWGQYASDVQLILRRTGPSLSERPTSDSVARIPERTLYRQSLPPLAKLRPQVDKSIKRREPKRKSLTFTGGAKGLMDIFGKGKETEFRQKVLSNCRTTAEELRRLIRLQTDKLQAIEQQLESSELEIRFWEQKYNSSLEEEIVRLEQKIKRNDVEIEEEEFWENELQIEQENEKQLQDQLEEIRQKVTDCDSKLKDYLAQIHSMESGLEAEKLHREVQEAQVNEEEVKGKIEKVKGEMDLQGQQSLRLENGIRAVERSLGQATKRLQDKEQELEQLTKELRQVNLQQFIQQTGTKVTVLPAEPTEIEASQADIETEAPFQSGSLKRPGSSRQLPSNLRILQNPISSGFNPEGIYV; encoded by the exons ATGGAACTTAAAGTATGGGTGGATGGAGTTCAGAGGATTGTTTGTGGGGTCACTGAAGTCACAACTTGCCAGGAGGTTGTAATAGCCTTAGCCCAAGCTATAG GTCGAACTGGAAGGTACACCCTCATAGAGAAATGGAGAGATACTGAGAGGCACTTGGCACCACATGAAAACCCCATCATATCCTTAAACAAGTGGGGGCAGTATGCTAGTGATGTACAGCTCATCTTGCGTCGGACTGGGCCATCCCTCAGTGAGCGCCCCACCTCAGACAGTGTGGCCCGGATTCCTGAAAGAACTTTGTACCGACAGAGCTTGCCCCCCTTAGCCAAACTTCGGCCTCAGGTAGACAAGTCAATCAAGAGAAGAGAACCTAAAAGGAAGTCCCTGACGTTCACAGGAGGTGCCAAAGGGCTGATGGACATTTTTGGAAAAGGTAAAGAAACTGAGTTTAGGCAGAAGGTGCTGAGTAACTGCAGAACCACAGCAGAGGAGCTGAGGAGGCTGATCCGGCTGCAGACAGATAAGCTGCAGGCCATTGAGCAGCAGCTGGAGTCCAGTGAACTAGAGATACGATTCTGGGAGCAAAAATACAATTCCAGCCTGGAAGAGGAAATTGTCCGTCTGGAGCAAAAGATCAAAAGGAATGATGTAGAGATCGAGGAGGAGGAGTTTTGGGAAAATGAACTACAGATAGAACAAGAAAATGAGAAGCAGCTCCAGGACCAGCTCGAGGAGATACGGCAGAAAGTCACAGACTGTGACAGCAAGCTGAAGGACTACCTGGCACAGATCCACTCTATGGAAAGTGGTCTCGAAGCGGAGAAGCTGCACCGGGAAGTTCAGGAGGCCCAAGTCAACGAGGAGGAGGTGAAAGGAAAGATCGAAAAGGTCAAGGGGGAGATGGACCTGCAAGGGCAGCAGAGCCTGAGGCTGGAGAACGGCATTAGAGCTGTAGAGAGGTCTCTGGGGCAGGCTACCAAGCGCTTACAG GACAAGGAACAGGAGCTGGAGCAGTTGACCAAAGAGCTACGTCAAGTCAATCTGCAGCAGTTCATCCAGCAGACAGGGACAAAGGTCACGGTGCTGCCAGCTGAGCCCACGGAGATAGAGGCCTCCCAGGCAGACATAGAGACAG